In Pseudomonas fakonensis, one DNA window encodes the following:
- a CDS encoding DUF5064 family protein, whose product MAQYQPGHVHIERTALNSNDHSYDLNIEYEATSDPREGRGIQFRMHGSIEGKNVDEKFFLAKDQVLPSFLMLLSRKAQSYLPAPKKFENLGSPHKLYDYMFEDIRQKLDVKSGDPIKPEHLE is encoded by the coding sequence ATGGCCCAGTACCAACCCGGTCATGTACACATCGAGCGCACCGCGCTGAACAGCAACGACCACAGCTATGACCTGAACATCGAGTACGAAGCCACGTCGGACCCCAGGGAAGGCCGCGGTATCCAGTTCCGCATGCACGGCAGCATCGAGGGCAAGAACGTCGACGAAAAGTTCTTCCTGGCCAAGGACCAGGTGTTGCCAAGCTTTCTGATGCTACTGAGCCGCAAGGCCCAGTCTTACCTGCCGGCACCGAAGAAGTTCGAAAACCTCGGCTCGCCGCACAAGCTGTACGACTACATGTTCGAGGATATTCGCCAGAAGCTGGATGTGAAGTCGGGCGATCCGATCAAGCCTGAGCATCTGGAGTGA
- a CDS encoding sigma-54-dependent transcriptional regulator, with translation MRIHVSFIDRVGITQEVLALLGARNLNLDAVEMVPPNVYIDAPTLSPAVLEELHDALFEVHGVQSVEVVDILPGQRRHLQLDALLAAMSDPVLAVDSAGKVLLANPALIALCGRESAGRSVGELFADPGLLQALQDNNFHLPMREMQLNGQSLLLDATPITHAGGLLTLYPPNRMGERLSALHHDHAEGFDALLGDSPAIRTLKARALRVAALDAPLLVHGETGTGKELVARACHAISSRQGAPFLALNCAALPESLAESELFGYAPGAFTGAQRGGKPGLMELANQGTVFLDEIGEMSPYLQAKLLRFLSDGSFRRVGGDREVKVDVRIISATHRNLERMVAEGTFREDLFYRLNVLNLQVPPLRDRGQDILMLAHYFMQQACTQIQRPACRLTPATHSALLANPWPGNVRQLQNVIFRAAAICEGNLVDIGDLDIAGTSVARGQDGEVASLEQAVGDFERELLQRLYASYPSTRQLAGRLQTSHTAIAQRLRKYGIGAKG, from the coding sequence ATGCGCATCCACGTCAGCTTCATCGACCGCGTCGGCATCACCCAGGAAGTCCTGGCCCTGCTCGGTGCCCGCAACCTCAACCTCGATGCCGTGGAGATGGTCCCGCCGAACGTCTACATCGACGCCCCTACGCTGAGCCCCGCCGTGCTCGAAGAGCTCCACGACGCGCTGTTCGAGGTGCACGGCGTGCAATCGGTGGAGGTGGTCGACATCCTCCCCGGCCAGCGCCGCCACCTGCAGCTCGACGCCCTGCTGGCGGCCATGAGCGACCCGGTGCTGGCGGTGGACAGCGCCGGCAAGGTACTGCTGGCCAACCCGGCGCTGATCGCCCTGTGCGGGCGCGAGTCGGCCGGGCGCTCGGTGGGCGAGCTGTTCGCCGACCCCGGGCTTTTGCAGGCGCTGCAGGACAACAACTTCCACCTGCCCATGCGTGAAATGCAGCTCAACGGCCAGAGCCTGCTGCTGGACGCCACCCCCATCACCCACGCCGGCGGCCTGCTCACCCTGTACCCGCCCAACCGCATGGGCGAGCGCCTGTCGGCCCTGCACCACGACCACGCCGAGGGCTTCGACGCCCTGCTCGGCGACTCCCCGGCCATCCGTACCCTCAAGGCCCGCGCGCTGCGCGTGGCAGCACTCGACGCACCACTGCTGGTGCACGGCGAAACCGGCACCGGCAAGGAGCTGGTGGCCCGCGCCTGCCATGCCATCAGCAGCCGCCAGGGGGCGCCGTTTCTAGCCCTGAACTGCGCCGCGCTGCCCGAGAGCCTGGCCGAGAGCGAGCTGTTCGGCTACGCCCCCGGGGCCTTCACCGGCGCGCAACGGGGCGGCAAGCCGGGGCTGATGGAGCTGGCCAACCAGGGCACGGTGTTTCTCGACGAAATCGGCGAGATGTCGCCCTACCTGCAAGCCAAACTGCTGCGTTTTCTCAGCGACGGCAGCTTTCGCCGGGTGGGCGGCGACCGCGAGGTAAAGGTGGATGTGCGCATCATCAGCGCCACCCACCGTAACCTCGAGCGCATGGTCGCCGAGGGCACTTTCCGCGAAGACCTGTTCTACCGCCTGAACGTGCTCAACCTGCAAGTGCCACCGCTGCGCGACCGTGGCCAGGACATTCTGATGCTGGCGCACTACTTCATGCAGCAGGCCTGCACGCAGATCCAGCGCCCAGCCTGCCGGCTGACCCCGGCCACCCACTCGGCGCTGCTGGCCAACCCCTGGCCGGGCAACGTGCGCCAACTGCAGAACGTGATCTTCCGCGCTGCGGCCATTTGCGAAGGCAACCTGGTGGATATCGGCGACCTCGACATTGCCGGCACCTCGGTGGCGCGCGGGCAGGATGGCGAGGTGGCCAGCCTGGAGCAGGCGGTGGGGGATTTCGAGCGCGAGCTGCTGCAGCGGCTGTATGCCAGCTACCCGTCCACACGCCAACTGGCCGGCAGGTTGCAGACCTCGCACACCGCCATCGCCCAGCGCCTGCGCAAGTATGGGATTGGTGCCAAGGGCTGA
- a CDS encoding 8-oxoguanine deaminase translates to MPKTLLVKNAELLVTMDGERREIRQGGLYIENNIIKQVGPSDSLPQHADVVLDMAGKVVIPGLVNTHHHMYQSLTRVVPAAQDGELFNWLTNLYPIWARLTPEMIAVSTQTAMAELILSGCTTSSDHLYIYPNGCKLDDSIHAAGEIGMRFHAARGSMSVGQSQGGLPPDSVVEKESDILKESQRLIEDYHDASHGSMLRVVVAPCSPFSVSRDLMREAAVLARQYGVSLHTHLAENVNDIAYSREKFGMTPAEYAEDLGWVGHDVWHAHCVQLDQHGIELFARTGTGVAHCPCSNMRLASGIAPVRKMRDHGVPVGLGVDGSASNDGASMIGEVRQALLLQRVGFGPDAMTAREALEIATLGGAKVLNRNDIGALAPGMVADFVAFDLGHVAYAGGLHDPLAALVFCTPTQVHTSVINGRVVVQDGRITTVDLPRVLERHNQLAFQLVSGN, encoded by the coding sequence ATGCCCAAGACTCTCCTGGTCAAGAACGCCGAACTGCTGGTGACGATGGACGGCGAACGCCGTGAAATCCGCCAGGGCGGCCTGTACATCGAAAACAACATCATCAAGCAGGTCGGCCCCAGCGACAGCCTGCCGCAACACGCCGACGTGGTCCTGGACATGGCCGGCAAGGTGGTCATCCCGGGCCTGGTCAACACCCACCACCACATGTACCAGAGCCTCACCCGCGTGGTGCCGGCAGCCCAGGACGGCGAACTGTTCAACTGGCTGACCAACCTGTACCCGATCTGGGCGCGGCTGACCCCGGAAATGATCGCGGTATCGACCCAGACCGCCATGGCCGAGCTGATCCTGTCAGGCTGCACCACTTCCAGCGACCACCTGTACATCTACCCCAACGGCTGCAAGCTCGACGACAGCATCCACGCCGCCGGGGAAATCGGCATGCGCTTCCACGCCGCCCGCGGCAGCATGAGCGTTGGCCAGAGCCAGGGCGGCCTGCCGCCGGATTCGGTGGTCGAAAAAGAAAGCGACATTCTCAAAGAATCGCAACGCCTGATCGAGGACTACCACGACGCCAGCCACGGCTCGATGCTGCGCGTGGTGGTGGCGCCCTGCTCGCCGTTCTCGGTCAGCCGCGACCTGATGCGCGAAGCCGCGGTGCTGGCCCGCCAGTACGGCGTGTCGCTGCATACCCACCTGGCCGAGAACGTCAACGACATCGCCTACAGCCGCGAAAAATTCGGCATGACCCCGGCCGAATACGCCGAAGACCTGGGCTGGGTCGGCCACGACGTATGGCACGCCCACTGCGTGCAACTCGACCAGCACGGCATCGAGCTGTTCGCCCGCACCGGCACCGGCGTCGCCCACTGCCCGTGCTCGAACATGCGCCTGGCCTCGGGCATCGCCCCGGTACGCAAGATGCGCGACCACGGCGTGCCGGTGGGCCTGGGCGTCGACGGCTCGGCCTCCAACGACGGCGCCAGCATGATCGGCGAAGTGCGCCAGGCCCTGCTGCTGCAGCGGGTCGGCTTCGGCCCCGATGCCATGACCGCCCGCGAGGCCCTGGAGATCGCCACCCTGGGCGGCGCCAAGGTGCTCAACCGCAACGACATCGGCGCCCTGGCGCCGGGCATGGTGGCCGACTTCGTCGCCTTCGACCTAGGCCATGTGGCCTATGCCGGCGGCCTGCATGACCCGCTGGCAGCCCTGGTGTTCTGCACCCCGACCCAGGTTCACACCAGCGTGATCAACGGCCGGGTGGTGGTGCAGGACGGGCGCATCACCACCGTCGACCTGCCGCGCGTGCTCGAGCGCCACAACCAGTTGGCCTTCCAGCTGGTCAGCGGTAACTGA
- a CDS encoding nucleobase:cation symporter-2 family protein — translation MTSPAASRPEDENLGAGANLAYGLQHVLTMYGGMIAVPLIIGQAVGLPAADVGLLIAASLFAGGLATLLQTLGLPWFGCRLPLVQGVSFASVATMVAIIGDDGRLGLSVVFGAVIVSSLVGLLITPLFSRIITFFPPLVTGIVITTIGLTLMPVCARWAMGGNSQAADFGSTANILLAAFTLACVLLLSKLGSASLSRLSILLAIVIGTLVATAFGMADFSTTMDGPLLAFPSVLPFGPPEFQLAAILSMLIVIVVTMVETSADILAVGEIIGTEVDSKRLGNGLRADMVSSALAPLFGSFTQSAFAQNVGLVAVTGVKSRYVVASAGLILVTLGLLPVMGRLIAAVPSAVLGGAGLVLFGTVTASGIRTLSQVDYRNNMNLIIVATSIGFGMIPIAAPAFYHHFPAWVQTVFHSGISSAAIMAILLNLLFNHLRAGNSEQQSVFAVASERTLRYRDIAGLNEGDVFRDGKLFDSAGNEVPIVEHDEGHHDIAPRKEERLETSS, via the coding sequence ATGACTTCTCCCGCAGCATCGCGTCCGGAGGACGAGAACCTCGGCGCTGGCGCCAACCTGGCCTACGGCCTGCAACATGTACTGACCATGTACGGCGGCATGATCGCCGTGCCCCTGATCATCGGCCAGGCGGTGGGCCTGCCGGCTGCCGACGTCGGCCTGCTGATCGCCGCCTCGCTGTTTGCCGGTGGCCTTGCCACCCTGCTGCAGACCCTCGGCCTGCCCTGGTTCGGCTGCCGCCTGCCGCTGGTGCAGGGGGTGTCCTTCGCCAGTGTGGCGACCATGGTGGCGATCATCGGTGATGACGGCCGGCTTGGCCTGTCGGTGGTGTTCGGCGCGGTGATCGTCTCGTCGCTGGTCGGCCTGCTGATCACCCCGCTGTTCTCGCGCATCATCACGTTCTTTCCGCCGCTGGTGACCGGCATCGTCATCACCACCATCGGCCTGACCCTGATGCCGGTGTGCGCCCGCTGGGCCATGGGCGGTAACAGCCAGGCTGCAGACTTTGGCAGCACCGCCAATATTCTGCTGGCGGCCTTCACCCTGGCCTGCGTGCTGCTGCTGAGCAAGCTGGGCAGCGCCAGCTTGTCGCGCTTGTCGATTTTGCTGGCGATCGTGATCGGCACCCTGGTGGCGACGGCGTTCGGCATGGCCGACTTTTCGACAACGATGGACGGCCCGCTGCTTGCGTTCCCCAGCGTGCTGCCATTCGGGCCGCCGGAATTCCAGCTGGCGGCCATCCTGTCGATGCTGATCGTGATCGTGGTGACCATGGTGGAAACCTCGGCGGACATCCTGGCGGTGGGTGAAATCATCGGCACCGAGGTCGACTCCAAGCGCCTGGGCAACGGCCTGCGCGCCGACATGGTGTCCAGCGCCCTGGCTCCGCTGTTCGGCTCGTTCACCCAAAGTGCCTTCGCGCAGAACGTCGGCCTGGTGGCGGTCACCGGGGTGAAGAGCCGCTACGTGGTGGCCAGCGCCGGCCTGATCCTGGTGACCCTGGGCTTGCTGCCGGTGATGGGCCGGCTGATCGCCGCCGTGCCCAGCGCGGTGCTCGGTGGCGCCGGCCTGGTGCTGTTCGGCACGGTCACTGCCAGCGGCATCCGCACCCTGTCGCAGGTGGATTATCGCAACAACATGAACCTGATCATCGTCGCCACCTCGATCGGTTTCGGCATGATCCCCATCGCCGCCCCGGCCTTCTACCACCACTTCCCGGCCTGGGTGCAGACGGTGTTCCACTCCGGCATCAGCTCGGCGGCGATCATGGCGATTCTGCTCAACCTGCTGTTCAACCACCTGCGTGCCGGCAACTCCGAGCAGCAATCGGTGTTCGCTGTTGCCAGCGAACGTACCCTGCGTTACCGGGACATTGCCGGGCTCAATGAAGGGGACGTCTTCCGCGACGGCAAGCTGTTCGACAGTGCCGGCAATGAAGTGCCGATTGTCGAGCATGATGAGGGGCATCACGACATTGCGCCTCGTAAAGAGGAGCGTCTCGAGACATCAAGCTAG